The Thermodesulfovibrionales bacterium genome includes the window TTTCTCGGGGAGAGGTAGACATCATCATCGGGACGCAGGCGCTCCTCAAGAAGGACCTGACCTTCGATAACCTCGGACTCCTCATCATCGACGAGGAGCACCGGTTCGGGGTCGGACAGAAGGAGAGGATTAAGGAATTGAAGGGCGGCGTCGATGTATTGAGTATGACCGCTACCCCCATCCCGAGGACGCTTCAGATGGCGTTTTCGGGCATCAGGCGTATGAGTCTCATAGAGACGCCCCCCGAGGAGAGGCTCGCCGTGCGGAGCATCGTCTCTATGTTTGACGAGGCCTTGATAAGAGAGGCCGTCGAGCGTGAACTCCAGCGGGGCGGCCAGGTCCTCTTCGTCCATAATGTCATCTTCGACATCGAAAAGGTGGCAGCTCTTCTCAAGAGGCTCCTCCCCCATGCTTCGATCGATATCGCGCACGGTCAGATGCAGGAAAAGAGACTCGAAGGGGTGATGCACAGATTTCTCAGAAAAGACCTCGACGTCCTCCTTTCGACGAATATCATAGGCGCCGGCATCGATATCCCGACTGCCAATACGATTATCATCGACAGGGCGGACAGGATGGGGCTCGCGGACCTCTATCAACTCAGGGGAAGGGTTGGGAGGTCCAATATCAAGGCCTATGCCTATTTCCTGATCCCGGGAGAGGACCTCATCACCGATGAGGCGAAGAAGAGGCTCCAGGCGATAAGGGACATGAGCTATCTCGGGGCGGGCTTCAGGCTGGCGATGAAGGATCTCGAGATCAGGGGAGCAGGAAATCTTCTCGGCCCTCAGCAGTCAGGACATGTGCATGCCGTCGGTTTCGACATGTACATGGAGATGCTCGAAAAGGCAGTTTCCGAGCTGAAGGGGATCGAGGTGAAAGAGGAGATCGAGCCGTCTATTAATCTTTCCGTGTCTGCCTTTATCCCTGAGGGATATATCGAGGACCTCGCGCTCAGGTTGAGCCTCTACCGGCGGGTAGCGAGCGCGAAAGCTGACGAAGAGATCGACGGCGTAGAATCGGAGATGACAGACCGTTTCGGCGCTCTGCCCGAAGAGGTGAAGAAGCTCATGGACATCATGAGGCTAAAGATTATGGCGAGGAAGCTTTCGCTTGCCGGCATCTCGGAGATCGACGGAAAGGTGAGGTTCCTTGTTTCCGATAAGACACCTCCAAGTGTCGGGGAAGGCATCGTCTCCCTCCAGAAGACTTTTTCCGGTATCCGTTTTCGGAAAGACGGTTTTGATTTGGACAGCCGAAATTTTCCGGAAGGACATGATGCGCCTCGGGTAGCCCACGACATCTTACAGGAACTGCTGAACCCGCTTACTCCTGCCGCATTCTCCTAACCCCTATGGTGAGGGGAGAAAATCCCTTTACTTCTCGTGAATTTTCTGCTAATTTTACATGAACCATGGACAAAAGAAGCGGGAGTTTAAGGCTGCTTGTACCGGGAATGATCCTCCTCATTTCACTCGGCTGCGCCACAACAAAAGCAGAGGACAAGAAGGCGGCCTCGGCTCACTTTCAACTTGGAGTATCGTACCTCAACGATAATAATATCCAGCCTGCATTCGTGGAATTCCAGAAGGCGCTCGAACTGAACCCAAACGACAAGGAGACCCTTAACGCAATCGGTCTCATCTATCTCCTGAAGCTCGATGACTATCCGAAGGCGATCGATTTTTTTCAGAGGGCTGTCAGGGTAGATAAAAACTTTTCCGAGGGATGGAACAACCTCGGTTTCGCGTACGAAAAGGCTGAACGATACAACGACGCCGTTGCGGCATACAAAACGGCTCTTTCCAACCTTCTCTATCAAAATGCCTATAAGGCGTTCAACAATCTCGGCCGGACCTATTACCGGCTCGGCAAGTACAGTGACGCCGTCGAGGCTTATAAGGAGGCTATACGGAGAAACTCCGATTTTTACCTGCCGTTTTACGGCCTTGCCTTGAGTTATAATGCGGTAGGGAGATACAGCGATGCTGCTGCTGCTCTCCAGAAATTTATCGAGCTGGCCCCCGAATATAAAGGTGACAGGGAAAAGGCTCGGAGAGACCTGCAGGACAAGAAACTCATCGTTAGCAGCAGCGATGAGAAGGATATAGAAGATCTCCTCGAGATAATGAATTACTGAAATAATCCCTTTCCAGAGTCCTTTCCATTGTTTCAAAAAGTTACAGAGTATTCTTAACAAGAAACTCTAACAAAATCCTAAAATTACTTGACAATAAAGAATTAATATGATTCAATTTGAGGTGGAATGATAAAAATCTCTTTTTGGGGAAGGAGAGGGCGAGAAATGAAAAGGGTGATTTATATTATCATGGCTTTGATGCTTCTGTCCTGCGGTAATCAACAGACCGCAGGCATTGCTTCCAACACGCAAGGCGTAATGACTGCAGCGAAGGAGACGAGTACTCCAAAGATGACGGTCCAGTCCATCCTCTCACAGATGGAAAAAGGGAATTATCGGGAGGGGGAGCTCCTCGTGAAATTCAAGTCAGGCGTCTCAGCAAAGTCGGCAGCGGGTATACATCAGGCAAGCGGCGCCTCTCTGAAGAAGAGGTTCAGCCTCGTCCCTAATCTCGAGCATGTTACCCTCAAGGGCATTTCGGTAAAGGATGCGATACTGCGCTATATGGCAGACCCCAATGTGGAGTACGCGGAGCCGAATTATATCGTCCGGTCCAGCGCCACCACTCCGAACGATACCTATTTCAATCCGCAGCAGTGGGCCCTCAACAATACCGGCACATTCGCAGGCGGGACGGCCGGAGCCGATATCAGGATGCCCCAGGCGTGGGATATCACTCAGGGAAGCCGTGCGATCAGCATCGCTGTCGTCGATACAGGGATAGATTATACCCATCCTGATTTAGTGAGCAACATATGGACGAATCCGGGAGAGACGAGTTGTACCGACGGCGTTGACAATGACGGGAACGGATTCATCGATGACTGCAGAGGATGGAATTTCGTCGACAACAACAATAACCCTATGGATGACAACGGGCACGGGACGCATGTCGCCGGCATCATCGGCGCCGTCGGCAATAATGGCACAGGCGTTGCCGGAGTGATGTGGAGTACACAGCTGATGGCCTTGAAGGCCCTCGACAACGCAGGAGTCGGAACCGACGCGAATGTGATTGCGGCCATACAATATGCAGTCGCAAACCAGGCGAAGGTGATCAACGCAAGCTTCGGTGGCAGTGATTTTTCCCAGGCCCTCTTTGATTCGATAAACGCCGCAAATACTGCCGGGGTCCTCTTCATCGCGGCGGCGGGCAATGACGGCACGAACAATGACTTGGCCCCGTTCTACCCTGCCAGCTTTAATCTCCCGAATATCATCGCCGTTGCCGCCACCGATCAGAACGACAACCGGGTTCCTTTCAGCAATTTCGGCCCCAATTCCGTTCAGGTCGCGGCGCCCGGTAACTATATCCTGAGCACGATTGCCCCCGGTCTCACCTTCTCCCTCTGCTCAGGTTCGCCTATTGCGGGATATGATTTCTGCAGCGGCACTTCTATGTCTGCGCCTCATGTCTCAGGTCTCGCAGGCTTGCTCACCGTCTCCTATGCTGATTTTACCTACTTGCAGGTACGCGCGACGATCCTCAGGTATGTCGATGCCTTGCCGACTCTTACAGGCTGGGTGCAGA containing:
- a CDS encoding TRCF domain-containing protein, translated to SRGEVDIIIGTQALLKKDLTFDNLGLLIIDEEHRFGVGQKERIKELKGGVDVLSMTATPIPRTLQMAFSGIRRMSLIETPPEERLAVRSIVSMFDEALIREAVERELQRGGQVLFVHNVIFDIEKVAALLKRLLPHASIDIAHGQMQEKRLEGVMHRFLRKDLDVLLSTNIIGAGIDIPTANTIIIDRADRMGLADLYQLRGRVGRSNIKAYAYFLIPGEDLITDEAKKRLQAIRDMSYLGAGFRLAMKDLEIRGAGNLLGPQQSGHVHAVGFDMYMEMLEKAVSELKGIEVKEEIEPSINLSVSAFIPEGYIEDLALRLSLYRRVASAKADEEIDGVESEMTDRFGALPEEVKKLMDIMRLKIMARKLSLAGISEIDGKVRFLVSDKTPPSVGEGIVSLQKTFSGIRFRKDGFDLDSRNFPEGHDAPRVAHDILQELLNPLTPAAFS
- a CDS encoding tetratricopeptide repeat protein, producing MDKRSGSLRLLVPGMILLISLGCATTKAEDKKAASAHFQLGVSYLNDNNIQPAFVEFQKALELNPNDKETLNAIGLIYLLKLDDYPKAIDFFQRAVRVDKNFSEGWNNLGFAYEKAERYNDAVAAYKTALSNLLYQNAYKAFNNLGRTYYRLGKYSDAVEAYKEAIRRNSDFYLPFYGLALSYNAVGRYSDAAAALQKFIELAPEYKGDREKARRDLQDKKLIVSSSDEKDIEDLLEIMNY
- a CDS encoding S8 family serine peptidase, with amino-acid sequence MKRVIYIIMALMLLSCGNQQTAGIASNTQGVMTAAKETSTPKMTVQSILSQMEKGNYREGELLVKFKSGVSAKSAAGIHQASGASLKKRFSLVPNLEHVTLKGISVKDAILRYMADPNVEYAEPNYIVRSSATTPNDTYFNPQQWALNNTGTFAGGTAGADIRMPQAWDITQGSRAISIAVVDTGIDYTHPDLVSNIWTNPGETSCTDGVDNDGNGFIDDCRGWNFVDNNNNPMDDNGHGTHVAGIIGAVGNNGTGVAGVMWSTQLMALKALDNAGVGTDANVIAAIQYAVANQAKVINASFGGSDFSQALFDSINAANTAGVLFIAAAGNDGTNNDLAPFYPASFNLPNIIAVAATDQNDNRVPFSNFGPNSVQVAAPGNYILSTIAPGLTFSLCSGSPIAGYDFCSGTSMSAPHVSGLAGLLTVSYADFTYLQVRATILRYVDALPTLTGWVQTGGRINAFKALASLLTPTNLIATATSSSEISLVWTDNATGEDGYTVERDSGSGFAVIATLGPDAAAFTDSGLTASTTYTYRVRAFNTIPANSSYSYTAAATTLPAPVPEASGGGSGCSIGGKANAPTAVADIAVLLVPLVFIAVMRRKR